The Nitrospirota bacterium genome has a window encoding:
- a CDS encoding APC family permease, with the protein MLLKRWLVGNPLKTAQAAHQRLSKRLALAVFSSDALSSVAYATEEILLVLVPSSLAFAHFSIPISLMIILLLGILTLSYSQIIFEYPGGGGAYIVSKSNLGEWPGLTAAASLMIDYVLTVAVSVAAGIAAITSAVPALYPYRTVLGVVAILLVLLVNLRGVRESGKVFAVPTYMFIGTMLLMLAAGTYQILFGQLTPVVAQSMATQTAVESVSLFLLLRAFSSGCTALTGVEVISNGVPAFRPPEPKNAAITMIAMAGILGVLFLGISTMAYHLGVLPKDDETVVSQVARAIFGEGFLYYLIQISTMSILVLAANSAFAGFPRLASLLARDSYMPHQMELMGDRLVFSNGILILGVFSCFLIVIFSGDTHALIPLYAVGVFLSFTLSQAGMVRRWLGKRGPHWRKKIVINGIGAVATAIATAIIASTKFMHGAWIVIVLIPVLIMMFRGIHAHYKAVSEQITLDRRGSRPPMPRRNIVIIPISGVNRAVIRAVDYARSRPGEVRAVMVDVDSEKTAKFEMQWAQWGCGVTLIVLPSPYRSILNSLLTYIEEILEKEPDTWVTVVIPEILPARWWQNILHNQRALLLKGALLFKDRVILTDVPFHLTR; encoded by the coding sequence ATGCTACTTAAACGTTGGCTCGTTGGAAATCCACTGAAGACCGCGCAAGCCGCTCACCAGCGGCTCTCGAAGCGCTTAGCCTTGGCCGTGTTTTCCTCCGACGCCCTCTCTTCAGTCGCGTACGCCACAGAAGAAATTCTCCTGGTCCTCGTTCCATCCAGCCTGGCCTTTGCGCATTTCTCGATTCCGATCAGCCTCATGATCATCCTGCTACTGGGAATTTTGACTCTTTCTTACTCCCAGATCATTTTCGAATATCCCGGCGGCGGCGGCGCCTACATCGTCTCAAAATCGAACCTGGGTGAATGGCCGGGACTAACTGCAGCAGCCTCATTGATGATCGATTATGTCCTAACCGTCGCAGTCAGCGTGGCGGCCGGTATTGCCGCCATCACCTCCGCAGTTCCCGCGCTCTATCCGTATCGCACAGTGCTCGGCGTGGTCGCCATTCTGCTCGTGCTCCTGGTCAACCTGCGCGGCGTTCGGGAGTCGGGAAAAGTATTTGCCGTCCCGACCTACATGTTCATCGGGACCATGCTCCTCATGTTGGCTGCAGGAACGTATCAAATCCTGTTCGGGCAACTCACCCCCGTCGTCGCCCAGAGCATGGCCACCCAAACGGCGGTTGAGTCGGTGTCGCTGTTTCTCCTGCTCCGTGCTTTCTCATCAGGCTGTACGGCACTCACCGGCGTCGAAGTCATCTCGAACGGCGTGCCGGCCTTTCGTCCCCCGGAGCCGAAGAACGCTGCTATCACGATGATCGCGATGGCGGGCATCCTGGGCGTACTTTTCCTCGGCATCAGTACGATGGCCTATCACTTGGGTGTCCTGCCGAAAGACGATGAAACCGTTGTCTCACAAGTGGCGCGCGCCATCTTCGGCGAAGGATTCCTCTACTACTTGATACAGATTTCCACGATGTCGATCCTGGTCCTCGCAGCGAACAGCGCCTTCGCAGGGTTTCCACGTCTCGCATCGCTGTTGGCCCGCGACAGCTACATGCCCCACCAGATGGAACTCATGGGCGACCGCCTGGTGTTCTCCAATGGCATTCTCATCCTGGGAGTCTTCTCGTGCTTCCTCATTGTCATATTCAGCGGTGACACCCACGCACTGATTCCGCTCTATGCCGTCGGCGTGTTTCTCTCGTTCACCCTCTCGCAAGCAGGCATGGTCCGTCGCTGGCTGGGCAAACGTGGACCCCATTGGCGGAAGAAAATCGTTATTAACGGCATCGGCGCGGTCGCCACTGCCATTGCGACCGCGATCATCGCCAGTACCAAGTTTATGCACGGAGCCTGGATCGTCATCGTACTGATCCCGGTCCTGATCATGATGTTCCGGGGCATCCACGCGCACTATAAGGCGGTCTCTGAGCAAATCACGCTCGATCGGCGAGGCAGCCGGCCCCCAATGCCTCGCCGTAATATCGTGATCATTCCGATCAGCGGAGTGAACCGTGCCGTTATCCGCGCCGTCGACTATGCCAGAAGCCGGCCAGGGGAAGTTCGAGCAGTCATGGTCGACGTAGACTCGGAAAAGACGGCCAAATTCGAGATGCAGTGGGCCCAGTGGGGCTGCGGCGTCACCCTCATCGTCTTGCCCTCGCCCTATCGATCCATCCTGAATTCCCTCCTCACCTACATTGAGGAGATCCTGGAAAAAGAGCCTGACACCTGGGTCACCGTTGTGATTCCGGAGATTCTCCCGGCTCGCTGGTGGCAGAACATCCTGCACAATCAGCGGGCTCTCTTGCTGAAGGGGGCCCTCCTCTTCAAAGACCGCGTCATCCTGACCGACGTCCCCTTCCACCTGACGAGGTGA
- a CDS encoding PKD domain-containing protein, which produces MKRETKYRNLGLFLLATCLLLTAQPAQAFKILEPAEGAKLTSGSTVTARVDLGKDSGIVQVRYYWYGEQDDTLVGQEDATATGSIVAPVALIGLSDHDPAFGGPLRVPKDGIGPMRLLAVADISRGRLGTRSVFDEILVNVEPAASLAIIDFETDKPLHLGRTGQSSAFGHVDSLGKVFELPVVGEFADGVTRRISTLGSGTKYQSSNPKIIQVLSNGLLQIVGNGKMILTVTNRGKQAMLDVTVEVNEEPNEPPVADAGPNQSVKAGTKVKLSGLKSRDAEGEALYYSWSQVRGSKIALLDVDNAEASFLAPTMSEKRTYRFKLRVTDKKGADSVPAFVDVTVEP; this is translated from the coding sequence GTGAAGCGTGAAACGAAGTATCGGAACCTTGGGTTGTTCCTGTTAGCAACTTGCCTCCTCCTCACAGCCCAACCAGCCCAAGCCTTCAAGATCCTCGAGCCAGCAGAAGGGGCCAAACTGACATCGGGCAGCACCGTCACTGCCCGCGTAGACCTCGGCAAAGATTCCGGCATCGTCCAGGTTCGCTACTATTGGTATGGCGAACAGGATGACACGCTGGTGGGGCAGGAAGACGCGACGGCTACGGGATCGATCGTTGCGCCGGTGGCGCTGATCGGATTGTCCGACCATGACCCGGCCTTCGGAGGCCCGTTACGGGTCCCGAAAGACGGCATCGGGCCAATGCGGTTGCTGGCGGTCGCCGACATTTCACGGGGACGATTGGGCACGAGGTCTGTCTTCGATGAAATCCTGGTTAACGTAGAGCCAGCAGCGTCCCTTGCCATCATCGATTTCGAAACGGACAAGCCCTTGCACCTCGGACGGACAGGACAATCCTCCGCATTCGGTCACGTCGATTCACTGGGCAAGGTCTTCGAATTGCCCGTGGTCGGTGAGTTCGCCGATGGCGTCACCCGCCGAATCAGTACCCTGGGCAGCGGCACGAAATACCAGTCCTCGAACCCCAAGATCATTCAAGTCCTGTCCAATGGCCTCCTGCAGATTGTCGGTAACGGAAAGATGATCCTCACCGTCACCAATCGCGGCAAACAGGCCATGCTCGATGTCACCGTCGAAGTGAACGAGGAGCCAAACGAGCCTCCAGTCGCGGATGCAGGCCCCAACCAATCGGTCAAAGCCGGGACGAAAGTGAAGCTGAGCGGGCTCAAGAGCCGGGATGCGGAAGGCGAAGCCCTCTACTATTCATGGAGCCAAGTCCGCGGCAGTAAGATCGCACTGCTGGACGTGGATAACGCCGAAGCCTCCTTCCTCGCGCCGACCATGTCGGAAAAACGGACTTATCGGTTCAAGCTGAGGGTGACGGATAAGAAGGGGGCGGACTCTGTGCCGGCGTTCGTCGATGTGACCGTCGAGCCTTGA